In Paenibacillus ihbetae, the following are encoded in one genomic region:
- the ligD gene encoding non-homologous end-joining DNA ligase, translating into MARTVKGTLTIEGQEIQITNPDKPLWPEVGITKAIYLQKLAAISPYLLRYCKGRLLTTIRYPHGVDGESFYQKNAPEPLPPFVSTYVHEGINYVMLNGLPELLWLGNLAALEFHPSLHLAGDVLPCEWMIDLDPSLPEEPRIMEATAIVGNVLHSLGIASVPKTSGATGVQIIVPIPEGITFDELRSVGQFVGQYVTEKHPELFTIERLKKNRGDKIYFDYLQHYSGRTLAAPYTPRARRLATVSTPLTWEEVQRDVSPSDFHLLNIEQRLKEKGDLLQALPPQPIGDIIRHLNAKGKPASKRKG; encoded by the coding sequence ATGGCCCGTACCGTCAAAGGAACGCTGACCATTGAAGGTCAAGAGATTCAGATTACCAATCCGGACAAGCCGCTGTGGCCCGAGGTCGGCATTACCAAAGCCATCTATCTGCAGAAGCTCGCGGCGATCTCTCCCTACCTGCTCCGCTATTGCAAAGGCAGGCTGCTGACAACCATCCGTTATCCGCACGGCGTGGACGGGGAATCGTTTTATCAAAAAAATGCGCCCGAGCCGCTCCCGCCCTTTGTTAGCACCTATGTGCACGAGGGCATCAACTATGTCATGCTGAACGGGCTGCCCGAGCTGTTATGGCTGGGCAACCTCGCAGCCTTGGAATTCCACCCTTCGCTCCACCTGGCCGGTGACGTTCTGCCATGCGAGTGGATGATCGACCTGGACCCGTCGCTCCCCGAGGAGCCAAGGATCATGGAAGCCACCGCTATCGTCGGCAATGTGCTGCACTCGCTTGGAATCGCCTCCGTTCCGAAAACGTCGGGGGCAACCGGGGTGCAGATCATCGTCCCGATTCCCGAAGGCATTACGTTCGATGAGCTGCGCTCCGTCGGCCAATTCGTAGGTCAATACGTAACGGAGAAACACCCCGAATTGTTCACCATCGAGCGGCTAAAGAAAAATCGCGGCGACAAAATCTATTTCGATTATCTCCAGCATTACAGCGGAAGAACGCTTGCCGCACCATATACCCCCAGGGCAAGACGCTTGGCGACGGTATCGACGCCGCTCACCTGGGAAGAGGTTCAGCGGGATGTCTCCCCGTCGGATTTCCACCTGCTGAACATCGAGCAGCGTCTTAAAGAGAAGGGCGACCTGCTTCAGGCCCTGCCTCCGCAGCCGATCGGAGACATCATCCGGCATCTGAATGCCAAGGGGAAGCCGGCATCAAAACGGAAAGGATAG
- a CDS encoding TetR/AcrR family transcriptional regulator codes for MAPKPKFTKQDIILAAFDIACAEGLDSVSIRKVADRLGCSIAPIYVNFADAEELLQRVVEHALHTAKQMIAEQRTGQPFRDIGMASLRFAREFPLLYRDLIMKNNPYMKHDEQQLNEVVGLMKKDPDLAGFSGEELRALLIKMQTFQTGLSVMVANDLFTTSLDEEQVMAMMDEAAEDFIRAARLRQSDAT; via the coding sequence ATGGCACCAAAGCCTAAATTCACAAAGCAAGACATCATTCTGGCCGCATTTGACATTGCCTGTGCGGAGGGGCTCGATTCCGTCTCCATCCGGAAAGTGGCCGACCGCCTGGGATGCTCAATCGCCCCGATCTACGTCAATTTCGCCGACGCCGAGGAGCTCCTGCAGCGAGTGGTGGAACACGCGCTTCACACAGCCAAGCAGATGATTGCCGAGCAGCGAACCGGACAGCCGTTTCGTGATATCGGAATGGCCAGCCTCCGCTTTGCCAGGGAATTCCCTCTGCTGTACCGGGATTTGATCATGAAGAACAATCCGTATATGAAGCATGATGAGCAACAGCTTAATGAGGTGGTCGGGCTGATGAAGAAGGATCCCGATCTAGCGGGATTTTCCGGCGAGGAGCTTCGGGCGCTTTTAATCAAAATGCAGACGTTCCAGACCGGCCTGTCCGTCATGGTCGCCAACGATTTGTTTACAACGAGTCTCGACGAGGAGCAGGTAATGGCCATGATGGATGAGGCGGCCGAGGATTTCATTCGGGCTGCACGCTTGCGGCAATCGGACGCAACCTGA
- a CDS encoding helix-turn-helix domain-containing protein, translating into MNYGERISELREQRGWTQEELAASVGITRAALSHYEKNRRKPDFETLTRLADLFDVSIDYLIGRTALPKAVLEPEVREFVDQLELSDDDLLERFNLTIDGRKLTEEEAKRFIAFVRMERSMK; encoded by the coding sequence ATGAACTACGGAGAACGAATCTCTGAATTACGCGAACAGCGGGGATGGACCCAGGAAGAGCTTGCTGCTTCTGTCGGAATCACTCGTGCGGCACTATCCCATTATGAAAAAAACCGGCGCAAACCGGATTTTGAAACATTGACCCGCCTTGCAGACCTCTTTGACGTATCGATAGATTATCTCATCGGACGAACGGCACTGCCAAAAGCAGTCCTGGAGCCGGAGGTGCGTGAGTTTGTCGACCAGTTGGAGCTTTCCGACGACGATCTGCTGGAGCGTTTTAATCTCACGATCGATGGTCGCAAGCTGACGGAGGAAGAAGCCAAGCGGTTCATTGCTTTTGTGCGAATGGAGCGCTCCATGAAATAA
- a CDS encoding ABC transporter permease: MWSSFPRLVANENMKIYFRVRTWIMLAILVFFSAAMPAMLYVTGAAMDAWTVFTWTESFTLYLSAIFTVVIAADIVAGEFATGTIKLLLIRPLRRGKILMSKWVAVLLFILLCAVLTALVGIALAQLFFAGASSMGSGSGASSISSSLLLLLTDTIQLVMIALVAFMLSTVFRSGSLAIGISLLVLFTKDLFGFMLNPDKYAWAKYILFLHIDLSGYIQSPIGPGGVSLSFSIFILAAYSLVFLLVAWWAFAKRDVAA, from the coding sequence ATGTGGAGTAGCTTTCCCCGTCTGGTCGCCAACGAGAATATGAAAATCTATTTCCGCGTAAGAACCTGGATCATGCTGGCGATCCTCGTGTTTTTCAGCGCCGCGATGCCGGCGATGCTGTATGTAACGGGAGCTGCGATGGACGCATGGACCGTCTTTACATGGACGGAGAGCTTTACGCTTTACCTGAGCGCGATCTTTACCGTTGTCATTGCCGCTGACATCGTTGCCGGGGAGTTTGCGACGGGGACGATCAAGCTGCTGCTGATCCGCCCGCTCCGTCGGGGGAAAATATTGATGTCTAAATGGGTCGCCGTCCTGCTGTTCATCCTGCTCTGCGCAGTCCTGACAGCTTTAGTCGGCATCGCGCTCGCCCAGCTGTTCTTTGCGGGTGCGAGCAGCATGGGCTCCGGATCCGGAGCTTCGTCGATCTCAAGCTCATTGCTGCTGCTGCTCACCGATACGATCCAGCTGGTCATGATCGCGCTCGTTGCGTTTATGCTGTCGACGGTGTTCCGGTCGGGCAGCCTCGCCATCGGTATCTCGCTCCTGGTCTTGTTTACGAAGGATCTGTTCGGCTTTATGCTGAACCCGGATAAATACGCTTGGGCGAAATACATCCTGTTCCTTCATATCGACCTGAGCGGATATATCCAATCGCCGATCGGGCCCGGCGGGGTTTCTCTCAGCTTCTCCATCTTCATTTTGGCCGCGTACAGCCTCGTCTTTTTGCTGGTTGCCTGGTGGGCCTTCGCCAAGCGGGATGTCGCCGCCTAG
- a CDS encoding serine hydrolase domain-containing protein translates to MKDKAGPSPLDQMLMDRWMAAMARKRNIFGAVICAENQDRSLSIISSGGEMEPETPYFIASVTKLYVTAVLLQLRSRQRLRLDDRIGEYLPEKLIKGIHVYRSIDYSREITIKQLMSNTSGLPDYFSGRVFADLIAGKDQSWPLEKTLEAVRQLRPKFPPGMKAQYSDTNYQLLGKLIETITGQPIEAAFKEYIFDRLNLTQTYVYKDPLDGRPASFYYRQTRLHIPLYMSSIAPEGGIVSTARETMTFLRAFFHGDLFPQTDLKDLMEWRFLWTPGTFFYGSGIVRQPLSLLNMKDGLIGHWGQSGAFAFHHPDTGLYFTGTVNQAIGQSAAVYKIARIIRHYKKTGSPA, encoded by the coding sequence ATGAAGGATAAGGCAGGACCATCGCCGCTGGATCAAATGCTGATGGATCGCTGGATGGCGGCGATGGCGCGCAAAAGAAACATATTCGGCGCCGTCATATGCGCCGAGAATCAGGACCGGTCGCTGTCGATCATCAGCAGCGGCGGGGAAATGGAGCCGGAGACCCCTTATTTTATCGCCAGCGTAACCAAATTGTACGTCACGGCCGTTCTTCTGCAGCTGCGGTCACGGCAGCGGCTGCGGCTCGATGACCGGATCGGCGAGTACTTACCCGAAAAGCTGATCAAGGGCATTCACGTTTATCGCAGCATCGACTATTCCCGGGAGATTACGATCAAGCAGCTGATGTCCAACACCTCGGGCCTTCCCGATTATTTCTCGGGACGCGTCTTCGCCGACTTAATCGCCGGGAAGGACCAGTCCTGGCCGCTAGAGAAGACGCTTGAAGCCGTCAGGCAGCTTCGTCCGAAATTCCCGCCGGGCATGAAAGCCCAATACTCCGACACCAATTATCAGCTGTTAGGGAAGCTGATTGAAACGATAACCGGCCAGCCGATCGAGGCGGCTTTCAAGGAGTACATCTTCGACAGGCTGAACCTGACCCAGACCTACGTATACAAGGACCCGCTGGATGGGAGACCCGCTTCCTTTTACTATCGGCAAACCCGGCTTCATATTCCCTTGTACATGTCCTCCATCGCACCGGAAGGCGGCATCGTTTCCACGGCCCGTGAGACCATGACCTTTCTTCGCGCGTTTTTCCACGGCGATCTGTTCCCGCAGACCGATCTGAAGGACCTCATGGAATGGAGGTTCCTGTGGACACCCGGCACCTTCTTCTACGGCTCAGGCATTGTCCGGCAGCCGTTGTCCCTCCTTAACATGAAAGACGGCTTGATCGGCCATTGGGGCCAATCCGGCGCGTTTGCCTTCCATCACCCGGATACGGGACTATATTTCACCGGAACGGTAAACCAAGCCATCGGCCAGTCGGCCGCCGTCTACAAAATCGCCCGCATCATACGCCACTACAAGAAGACGGGAAGCCCCGCTTAG
- a CDS encoding M23 family metallopeptidase, with amino-acid sequence MKTAHRNQRLTLLVLRDAQHSVKQFHLSKPLMIAVPAAAVLSIAGLIVSLQIQSAQTISNLEQQLTLKSLEALKMEVTVSDKDEAIERLNKAIIQLSGEAEETKAQMERVQQLEQQLQQFIEKHGSLSSTPTSSASDEGQLHVGGEFIAVHENEMLNLASDIRDDFEEMQQLLSQLERHIPRTLDQAQETQERREGLPSLWPTESRRLTSSFGYRSDPFTGRSAYHAGIDIAGKVGDPIYAAGSGKVTAAERSGARGLYIVIKHPNGLETWYMHLNKLSVSVGDQVAQGEIIGQLGSTGRSTGPHLHFQVVKNDETVDPMRYVQ; translated from the coding sequence ATGAAAACCGCGCACCGTAACCAACGCTTAACCCTGCTGGTGCTCCGGGATGCCCAGCATTCCGTCAAGCAGTTTCATTTGTCCAAGCCTCTGATGATCGCGGTGCCGGCGGCCGCGGTACTGTCGATCGCCGGGCTGATCGTGTCGCTGCAGATTCAATCGGCCCAGACCATTTCGAATCTGGAGCAGCAGCTGACGCTCAAGAGCCTCGAGGCCTTGAAGATGGAAGTGACCGTCAGCGACAAAGATGAGGCCATCGAGCGCTTGAACAAAGCCATCATCCAGCTGTCGGGCGAGGCCGAAGAAACGAAAGCGCAGATGGAGCGCGTTCAGCAGCTGGAGCAGCAGCTCCAGCAATTTATTGAGAAGCACGGGTCTTTATCGAGCACGCCGACATCCTCGGCTTCCGATGAAGGGCAGCTGCATGTCGGCGGAGAATTCATTGCCGTGCACGAGAACGAAATGCTGAATTTGGCGAGCGACATTCGGGATGACTTTGAGGAAATGCAGCAGCTGCTATCCCAGCTGGAGCGCCATATCCCGCGAACGCTGGACCAAGCCCAGGAGACCCAGGAGCGGCGGGAAGGCCTTCCTTCGCTGTGGCCGACCGAATCGCGGCGGCTGACCTCAAGCTTCGGCTATCGCAGCGATCCGTTTACCGGCCGCTCCGCCTATCATGCCGGAATCGATATTGCCGGCAAAGTCGGCGATCCGATCTATGCAGCGGGGAGCGGCAAGGTTACCGCGGCAGAGCGCAGCGGCGCAAGAGGGCTGTACATCGTGATTAAGCACCCTAACGGCCTGGAGACCTGGTATATGCACCTGAACAAGCTGAGCGTATCGGTCGGAGACCAGGTTGCCCAGGGAGAGATCATCGGCCAGCTGGGATCTACCGGGCGCAGCACAGGGCCTCACCTGCACTTTCAGGTTGTCAAAAACGATGAGACCGTTGATCCTATGCGTTATGTGCAGTAA
- a CDS encoding YitT family protein: MSNDVKISAQPHTQPEPQAVPPLKADQQKPENPKSGSIALKLLRRLVFLTFGAMLMAVGLEIFLVPNKIIDGGITGISIMVSHITDVPLGIFLTLFNLPFLFMGYKQIGKTFALSTLYAVLVMSIGTYFLHPVAPITIDPLLAAVFGGVLLGVGVGLVIRSGGSMDGTEIVAILITKRTPFSVGEIVMFINVFILGSAGFIFGWDHAMYSLIAYYLAFKLIDITIEGIDQSKSVWIISDKHKEIGDALTQRLGRGVTYLEGEGAYSGDSKKVIFVVITRLEEAKLKSIVEDWDSQAFVAVGNIHDVKGGRFKKKAIH; the protein is encoded by the coding sequence ATGTCAAATGATGTGAAGATTTCTGCACAGCCGCACACACAGCCGGAACCGCAGGCCGTGCCGCCGCTGAAAGCGGACCAGCAGAAGCCGGAGAATCCGAAGAGCGGATCGATTGCTTTAAAGCTTCTCCGTCGTCTGGTGTTCTTAACTTTCGGTGCAATGCTGATGGCGGTGGGACTGGAAATTTTTCTGGTGCCGAACAAGATCATTGACGGGGGAATTACCGGCATATCGATTATGGTGTCCCATATAACCGATGTCCCGCTCGGGATATTCCTGACTTTATTCAACCTTCCGTTTCTGTTTATGGGTTATAAACAGATCGGTAAAACCTTTGCTTTATCCACGTTGTACGCCGTACTGGTCATGTCGATCGGAACCTATTTTCTTCATCCTGTCGCTCCGATTACGATCGATCCGCTGCTTGCTGCCGTCTTTGGCGGAGTACTCCTTGGCGTGGGCGTCGGTCTGGTCATTCGATCAGGAGGATCGATGGACGGTACGGAAATTGTAGCGATCTTAATTACCAAGCGAACGCCGTTCTCGGTCGGGGAAATCGTGATGTTCATCAACGTATTCATTCTCGGCAGCGCGGGCTTTATCTTTGGCTGGGATCATGCCATGTACTCGTTGATTGCTTACTATCTGGCATTCAAGCTCATCGACATTACGATCGAGGGCATCGACCAGTCCAAATCGGTCTGGATTATCAGCGATAAGCATAAAGAAATCGGCGACGCGCTGACCCAGCGGCTTGGACGCGGAGTCACTTATCTTGAGGGCGAGGGTGCCTATTCCGGCGACAGCAAGAAGGTGATTTTTGTGGTCATTACCCGGCTGGAGGAAGCGAAGCTCAAGTCGATCGTGGAAGATTGGGATTCGCAGGCCTTCGTGGCGGTCGGCAATATTCATGATGTCAAGGGCGGCCGGTTTAAGAAGAAGGCGATTCATTAA
- a CDS encoding ABC transporter ATP-binding protein has protein sequence MQQEPLVRLLGVTKKISSRVLVDNVTFDIPPGQIFGFLGPNGAGKTTTIRMMVGLMSITEGDIVIGGYSIRSHYEQAAALIGAIVENPEMYKYLSGYNNLKHFARMMPGISEERIREVVELVGLEHRIHDKVQTYSLGMRQRLGVAQALLHRPKLLILDEPTNGLDPQGIRELRDYLRRLTREEGTTVFVSSHLLSEMELMCDRVGIIRHGRLIDIRQLRGADGERTAEETAFTVHDASSAAALLQSFGAKTEGNKVIVRGNPETVADINAILVGAGIRVFSIQPVTESLEDQFLEMTGGDRHVE, from the coding sequence ATGCAGCAGGAACCGCTTGTAAGGCTGCTCGGCGTGACGAAGAAGATATCGTCCAGGGTGCTGGTGGACAACGTGACCTTTGATATACCGCCGGGCCAGATCTTCGGATTTCTTGGGCCGAACGGCGCAGGCAAGACAACAACCATCCGGATGATGGTCGGACTGATGTCCATTACGGAGGGAGATATCGTGATCGGAGGCTACAGCATCCGGTCGCACTATGAGCAGGCTGCCGCATTGATTGGGGCCATCGTCGAGAACCCGGAGATGTATAAGTATCTGTCGGGGTATAACAATTTGAAGCATTTCGCCCGGATGATGCCGGGAATATCTGAAGAACGCATCCGCGAGGTGGTGGAGCTCGTGGGGCTTGAGCATCGAATCCATGACAAGGTTCAGACCTATTCCCTTGGGATGCGCCAGCGGCTGGGCGTGGCGCAGGCCCTGCTTCATCGGCCGAAGCTGCTCATCCTGGACGAGCCTACGAATGGATTGGATCCGCAGGGGATCCGCGAACTGCGCGACTACTTGCGCAGATTAACGCGGGAAGAGGGGACGACCGTGTTCGTATCCAGCCACCTGCTGTCTGAGATGGAGCTGATGTGCGATCGCGTCGGCATTATCCGGCACGGCCGCCTGATCGATATCCGGCAGCTTCGGGGTGCGGACGGCGAGCGGACGGCCGAGGAGACGGCTTTTACCGTTCATGATGCTTCATCGGCTGCCGCATTGCTTCAATCCTTCGGGGCGAAGACCGAAGGGAACAAGGTGATTGTCCGGGGCAATCCGGAGACCGTCGCGGATATCAATGCCATTCTGGTTGGAGCGGGGATTCGCGTATTTTCGATCCAGCCGGTAACCGAATCGTTGGAGGATCAGTTTTTGGAAATGACGGGAGGGGATCGCCATGTGGAGTAG
- a CDS encoding SPL family radical SAM protein — translation MAQTTYESISTKQTLNRVKEERMPFDWSINPYRGCGHGCSFCYARAFQSFIGMGAEDEFQHHIFMKTNAAEALAKQLSDAAAKFGHDIEAMRRSIGQVTIGTATDPYQPIEGKAEITRECLKLLAKYRISTSITTRSPLVLRDMDILTRMEDVSVNISLNTLDADLIRKLEPASPHPASRLEAVWRLSSAGIRTGVFAAPVLPYLTDGEEGLRELLSRVKEHGASFAMISLLRLSRDVKKWYMETLKLHFPEVVQSYRELYRAGAYAEEQYVRSFKMMAARLLSEYGLEWMAAKRTENPSTGYYDPATGGKASGLAEGIGSGNVAGAGPHALSGSAGYKEGEERDREAAPSLSTRRRKLPEPAAPVSAEELKPEVEQLSFPF, via the coding sequence ATGGCACAAACGACTTACGAGAGCATTTCGACCAAGCAAACGCTCAACCGGGTCAAGGAAGAGCGGATGCCGTTCGACTGGTCGATCAATCCGTACAGAGGATGCGGGCATGGCTGCAGCTTCTGCTATGCGCGCGCCTTCCAGTCCTTTATCGGGATGGGGGCGGAGGATGAATTCCAGCATCATATTTTCATGAAGACCAACGCGGCGGAGGCGCTGGCGAAGCAGCTGTCCGATGCAGCCGCCAAATTCGGCCATGACATCGAAGCGATGCGGAGGTCGATCGGACAGGTGACCATCGGGACGGCTACGGATCCGTACCAGCCGATCGAGGGGAAGGCGGAGATCACGAGGGAATGCCTCAAGCTGCTGGCGAAGTACCGGATCTCAACCAGCATAACCACCCGCTCGCCGCTCGTGCTGCGCGATATGGATATCCTGACCCGGATGGAGGACGTTTCGGTCAATATCAGCCTTAATACGCTGGACGCCGATCTGATCCGCAAGCTTGAGCCGGCTTCGCCGCATCCTGCGAGCAGGTTGGAAGCCGTGTGGAGGCTGTCTTCCGCCGGAATACGGACGGGCGTATTCGCGGCTCCCGTACTGCCCTATCTTACCGATGGGGAAGAAGGGCTTCGGGAGCTTCTGTCCAGGGTGAAGGAACACGGCGCTTCGTTTGCCATGATATCGCTCTTGCGGCTGTCTCGCGACGTTAAGAAATGGTATATGGAGACGCTCAAGCTTCATTTCCCCGAGGTCGTGCAATCTTATCGGGAGCTGTACAGAGCGGGGGCTTATGCCGAAGAGCAGTATGTACGGAGCTTTAAAATGATGGCTGCCCGCCTCTTGTCGGAGTATGGACTGGAATGGATGGCGGCGAAGCGCACGGAGAATCCATCCACGGGCTATTACGATCCCGCGACGGGAGGAAAGGCCTCCGGATTGGCGGAGGGCATTGGTTCAGGCAATGTTGCAGGGGCAGGCCCGCACGCTCTATCTGGAAGTGCCGGGTATAAGGAAGGGGAGGAGCGTGACCGGGAAGCAGCCCCGTCCCTTTCCACCCGACGGCGCAAGCTGCCTGAGCCTGCGGCACCGGTCTCCGCCGAAGAGCTGAAGCCGGAGGTTGAGCAGCTATCCTTTCCGTTTTGA
- a CDS encoding LCP family protein yields MRIWRKWWIWLLIVLVVVPAGYVTYVYQSIKSTAHQIYEEREEGLPPAVPVTTVEQKIRVKPDKLKNADQPVPFTVLMLGVDERPNDRGRSDTLMLMAVNPAKGSIMMFNVPRDTRTSIVGHGKVDKINHAYAFGGVDMSIRSVENFLQYPIDYYVKVNMEGFSQIIDSLGGVTVNNQMAFDYAGHHFGEGVLKLSGEEALAFSRMRFEDPKGDLGRNARQREIIKGVLDNAMKVTTVFKLEALLDDVGGSVKTDISFDEMKRFVTDYMQKLERIDQVEIQGRGQIIDGIWYYIVDQNEKARIHSLLSDFMGS; encoded by the coding sequence ATGAGAATATGGAGAAAATGGTGGATATGGCTGCTCATCGTCCTCGTGGTCGTGCCTGCGGGTTATGTGACGTATGTGTACCAGTCCATCAAATCGACTGCGCATCAAATTTACGAGGAACGAGAGGAAGGATTGCCGCCGGCAGTTCCAGTGACTACGGTCGAGCAGAAGATCCGCGTCAAGCCGGATAAATTGAAAAATGCGGATCAGCCGGTCCCGTTTACGGTGCTTATGCTTGGGGTGGACGAACGACCGAATGACAGGGGCCGCTCGGATACGCTGATGCTGATGGCCGTGAACCCTGCCAAGGGCTCGATCATGATGTTCAATGTTCCAAGAGATACCCGTACGAGCATCGTCGGGCACGGCAAGGTGGATAAAATCAACCATGCTTACGCCTTCGGCGGCGTAGATATGTCCATTCGCTCGGTAGAGAACTTCCTGCAATATCCGATTGATTATTACGTTAAAGTCAATATGGAAGGCTTCTCGCAGATCATTGATTCGCTTGGCGGCGTAACGGTAAACAACCAGATGGCGTTTGATTATGCGGGCCATCATTTCGGCGAAGGCGTACTGAAGCTGAGCGGGGAGGAGGCGCTGGCCTTTTCCCGGATGCGTTTCGAAGACCCGAAGGGGGATCTGGGGAGAAACGCCAGACAGCGGGAAATTATCAAGGGAGTTCTTGATAACGCGATGAAGGTTACGACGGTGTTCAAGCTTGAAGCCCTGTTGGATGATGTCGGGGGCAGTGTCAAAACGGATATATCCTTCGATGAGATGAAACGGTTCGTCACCGATTATATGCAGAAGCTGGAGCGGATCGATCAGGTGGAGATTCAGGGGCGCGGCCAGATCATCGACGGAATATGGTACTATATTGTCGATCAGAATGAGAAGGCCCGCATTCACTCCCTGCTTAGCGATTTTATGGGGAGCTAG
- a CDS encoding bactofilin family protein, which translates to MKKKKRKAAHLIDSLIGPGSEFEGVLQSEDNLRIDGRFNGSIESQGSVTIGESASCRSNISAKEVIVAGKVYGDIIAEGKLTITPSGQMYGDVYAGSLIIMEGGLLNGASRMDHAEAASAALEQSEAAPSLQQPEAG; encoded by the coding sequence ATGAAGAAAAAGAAACGCAAAGCAGCTCATCTTATCGATTCCTTGATCGGACCGGGCAGCGAGTTTGAGGGGGTGCTGCAGTCCGAGGATAATTTGCGGATCGACGGCCGGTTTAACGGATCCATCGAAAGCCAGGGCAGCGTCACCATTGGCGAGAGCGCATCGTGCCGGTCCAATATCTCCGCCAAGGAGGTGATTGTAGCGGGGAAGGTATACGGGGACATCATTGCCGAGGGCAAGCTGACCATAACCCCGAGCGGACAGATGTACGGCGATGTCTACGCCGGATCCCTGATTATCATGGAAGGCGGATTATTGAACGGAGCCAGCCGGATGGATCATGCGGAAGCGGCTAGTGCCGCATTGGAACAATCGGAAGCCGCACCATCGCTGCAGCAGCCGGAAGCAGGCTGA
- the cls gene encoding cardiolipin synthase — translation MVWLLLVLIVFILQMGAVLLLEFRNPSKTVAWMFILFCLPLLGFVIYFFVAQDYQKRLKIRQKGTRLFREMKEHFWERAAVVLRKEDMNNPGFHYHDRLFNLLKHLSESPITGCNQTRVLTDGKETYDAMLKAMEKAKDHIHVEFYIFRNDRIGTKFQDVMIRKAKEGVKVRLVCDGLGSYKLKKAFIRRFKESGVEFYFFLPAMVSMFSRRINYRNHRKIVVVDGTVGFLGGINVGDDYLGEYPDMGYWRDTHLQVEGDAVYFLQSVFLHDWKLASGEAISNPGLYPEHHCTGKEQVQILSSGPDTSWNAIHEMCFGAISVAKERIWITSPYFIPDEGLYEALKTAAVSGVDVRIIIPDHADSRLVKLASLSYVEELLAAGVSFYEYEKGFIHAKVLIVDELLASVGTANMDMRSFFCNFELTAVMFDKPPIQRLVSDFKEDLSHSRSIDLETFHARGRWQKAAEILCRMLSPLL, via the coding sequence ATGGTGTGGCTTCTGCTTGTTCTCATTGTGTTTATTTTGCAAATGGGTGCCGTGCTGCTGCTTGAATTCCGCAATCCTTCCAAGACGGTTGCCTGGATGTTTATTCTGTTCTGCCTTCCGCTGCTCGGGTTCGTGATCTATTTTTTCGTTGCACAGGATTATCAGAAGCGTCTCAAGATTCGCCAAAAAGGCACCAGGCTGTTTCGGGAGATGAAGGAGCATTTCTGGGAGCGGGCGGCCGTCGTCCTGCGTAAGGAGGATATGAACAATCCCGGCTTTCATTATCATGATCGACTGTTTAATCTGTTAAAGCATCTTTCCGAAAGTCCGATCACAGGGTGCAACCAGACCCGTGTCCTGACCGATGGCAAAGAGACCTATGATGCGATGCTGAAAGCGATGGAGAAGGCCAAGGATCATATCCATGTCGAGTTTTATATTTTTAGAAACGATCGGATCGGTACGAAATTTCAGGATGTGATGATCCGCAAGGCCAAGGAAGGGGTCAAGGTTCGTCTTGTATGCGACGGGCTGGGGAGCTATAAACTGAAGAAAGCGTTCATTCGGCGGTTTAAGGAATCCGGGGTGGAGTTCTATTTTTTCCTGCCTGCCATGGTATCCATGTTCAGCCGCAGAATCAATTACAGAAACCACCGGAAGATCGTCGTGGTGGATGGTACAGTCGGATTCCTCGGCGGCATCAACGTAGGGGATGATTATCTCGGGGAATATCCGGACATGGGCTACTGGCGGGATACCCATCTGCAGGTTGAGGGAGATGCGGTCTATTTTTTGCAGAGCGTATTCCTGCACGACTGGAAGCTGGCATCCGGCGAAGCGATCTCGAATCCGGGCTTGTATCCCGAGCATCACTGTACCGGGAAGGAGCAGGTGCAGATCTTGAGCAGCGGACCGGATACGAGCTGGAATGCCATTCATGAGATGTGCTTTGGGGCCATATCGGTTGCCAAGGAGCGCATCTGGATTACATCGCCGTACTTCATTCCGGATGAAGGGCTGTATGAAGCATTGAAAACGGCGGCGGTAAGCGGCGTTGATGTGCGGATTATTATCCCGGATCATGCGGATTCACGGCTCGTCAAGCTGGCGTCGCTGTCGTACGTGGAGGAGCTGCTGGCGGCCGGAGTGTCCTTTTACGAGTATGAAAAAGGATTTATCCATGCCAAGGTGCTGATCGTTGACGAGCTCCTTGCTTCCGTAGGCACGGCGAATATGGATATGCGGAGCTTCTTCTGCAACTTCGAGCTGACGGCCGTGATGTTCGACAAGCCGCCGATCCAGCGGCTGGTATCGGATTTCAAGGAGGACCTTAGCCACAGCAGATCCATCGATCTGGAAACGTTCCATGCGAGGGGGAGATGGCAAAAGGCGGCCGAAATACTGTGCCGGATGCTGTCCCCGTTGCTATAA